Proteins encoded in a region of the Vicia villosa cultivar HV-30 ecotype Madison, WI linkage group LG5, Vvil1.0, whole genome shotgun sequence genome:
- the LOC131602126 gene encoding uncharacterized protein LOC131602126, with product MAPPPGPYSGTSTLALVARASAFSFGVVYGSIKLKFLKSKAKSQQKAEAKAHH from the exons ATGGCACCTCCACCAGGACCTTATTCTGGCACCAGCACCCTAGCTTTG GTCGCTAGAGCTTCTGCTTTCTCTTTCGGTGTTGTTTACGGATCCATTAAGCTCAAGTTTCTAAAG TCTAAAGCCAAGTCTCAACAGAAAGCTGAGGCCAAGGCTCATCACTGA
- the LOC131607103 gene encoding auxin-induced protein 6B-like, whose product MSPSPLPSMITGKSSKIRRIVRLRQMLLRWRKKARLATDVPEGHVAVCVGPTMRRFVVRASYLNHPIFKKLLMQAEEEYGFCNHGPLAIPCDELVFEELLRVMARPEPRLSTIEDFQNRCHVDVRKRSSSSSGFEFVGESRPLLHDDLIC is encoded by the coding sequence ATGTCACCGTCACCGTTACCGTCAATGATTACCGGAAAAAGCAGTAAAATCCGCCGCATTGTGCGGCTCCGGCAAATGCTTCTCCGTTGGAGAAAGAAAGCAAGATTAGCAACCGATGTGCCGGAAGGACACGTGGCGGTTTGCGTGGGTCCTACGATGAGGAGGTTCGTGGTTCGCGCTAGCTACTTGAATCACCCGATCTTCAAGAAGCTTCTGATGCAGGCGGAGGAGGAGTACGGTTTTTGTAACCATGGACCGCTTGCTATACCGTGTGATGAGTTGGTTTTTGAAGAGCTTCTTCGGGTTATGGCCCGACCCGAACCGAGATTATCGACGATTGAGGATTTTCAGAATCGTTGCCACGTGGATGTGAGAAAGAGAAGTAGTAGTAGTAGTGGTTTTGAGTTTGTAGGAGAATCGAGGCCGTTGCTTCATGATGATCTAATTTGCTGA